One window from the genome of Verrucomicrobiia bacterium encodes:
- a CDS encoding VOC family protein: protein MKIFELDHVALHVKDLDASCKFYREVMQLQSLPRPAFDFPGAWFRLGEHHELHLIGGRSQSVISHRQGNHFALRAENLDPWENHFKHIGFTKYLRKLRPDGAGQIFFEDPDGHVIELCAK, encoded by the coding sequence ATGAAAATCTTTGAACTGGACCACGTCGCGCTGCACGTGAAAGACCTCGATGCCAGTTGCAAATTTTACCGTGAGGTGATGCAGTTACAATCGCTGCCGCGCCCGGCGTTCGATTTTCCCGGCGCCTGGTTTCGGCTTGGCGAGCATCACGAGTTGCACCTGATCGGCGGCCGTTCGCAATCCGTGATTTCTCATCGGCAGGGAAATCATTTCGCGTTGCGTGCGGAAAATCTCGACCCGTGGGAAAACCATTTCAAACATATCGGCTTCACGAAATATCTGCGCAAATTACGCCCTGACGGCGCAGGTCAGATTTTTTTCGAAGACCCGGACGGCCACGTGATCGAGTTGTGCGCAAAGTAA
- the ribH gene encoding 6,7-dimethyl-8-ribityllumazine synthase yields the protein MLTVVGGKKIKISGGNFVIVASLYNDRYVGAMLRSAQAELKRAGAAKIQIVRVPGAYEIPVVASKLARTQSRELSAIICLGVILRGQTVHAEHIGTAVSHALMEIQLRDEVPVIHEVLLLENEEQARARCLDKKFNRGTEAAQTALEMARVMRSLD from the coding sequence ATGCTGACTGTAGTGGGTGGAAAAAAAATAAAAATTTCGGGCGGCAACTTTGTCATCGTCGCTTCGCTCTACAACGACCGTTACGTCGGCGCGATGCTCCGCTCGGCACAAGCGGAATTAAAGCGTGCCGGCGCGGCAAAAATCCAAATCGTCCGCGTGCCGGGAGCTTACGAAATTCCCGTCGTCGCCTCGAAACTTGCGCGCACTCAAAGCCGCGAACTTTCCGCAATCATTTGCCTCGGCGTGATTCTGCGTGGTCAAACCGTCCATGCCGAGCATATCGGCACTGCCGTCAGCCATGCGTTAATGGAAATCCAACTGCGCGACGAAGTGCCCGTCATCCACGAAGTATTGCTCCTGGAAAACGAGGAACAGGCGCGCGCGCGTTGCCTCGACAAAAAATTCAATCGCGGCACCGAGGCCGCGCAAACCGCGCTTGAAATGGCGCGGGTAATGCGCTCGCTGGACTAA